Proteins co-encoded in one Gossypium arboreum isolate Shixiya-1 chromosome 11, ASM2569848v2, whole genome shotgun sequence genomic window:
- the LOC108473652 gene encoding protein RRP6-like 2, with the protein MLFLHYNPNTTMNDYDDQITMEAQSQPSENSKILQTLALGPLSSSLSSLSSSSPTLPSNQDFHFFNNFSDFKLPIDQIAKTSDSLLESIGASAKIWGANKAINFPSNLDSIADDEAYDWLVDINDELLERFDVSIDEFHKIRKKEEETGRFIGSDPDNNGFQLVYGKKKKKINGGLVSDSVGVSVSGKEGGFSGSSGVKVKKEALATGTTGKAKVPFHIPMIRKPQEEYNILVNNSNQPFEHVWLQRSEDGQRFVHPLENLSVMDFVEKDVADIQPIKPPSIESTSFKLVEEVKDLKDLASKLSGVEEFAVDLEHNQYRSFQGLTCLMQISTRTEDFIVDTLKLRIHVGPYLREVFKDPNKKKVMHGADRDIVWLQRDFGIYVCNLFDTGQASRVLKLERNSLEHLLQHYCGVTANKEYQNADWRLRPLPDEMLRYAREDTHYLLYIYDLMRIKLLSMPQEGEHLDAPLVEVYKRSSDVCTQLFEKELLTENSYLHIHGLQVAGFNAEQLAVVAGLCEWRDIIARAEDESTGYVLPNKMLLEIAKQMPVAAHKLRQLLKSRHPYVERNLGAVVSIIRHAMQNAVAFEAAAQQLKMGHMLNASEQHIAAKEGAEVLIPVTPTDLKTANDRTRIIDDAVVGPDGISAQSASLQHKHESIRIGSSITELDRDKKQEGFSFEPHVNGSSLYARENLVISGKSGDANAHTVIPPSAKMATGATIQVLKKPSRGFGALLGNASTKKKFDMEKKEKEDSKLAQIRSSVNLSFHSFSGTAEQSKPPVNEPTKFPEAPQPKEPPAVVATESSTLEDIIMLEDNSKKDEQVDGSGSPEVNDTPGKESCMAPSSETEKEDETMSLSDLSTSFQQCFESMNQNRKAVTVKKSNEASGVLQIKPFDYEAARKEIKFGEDAETESGSHAKSGGKKKSSVMGRLQIEDGSKQFPQARRRQAFPASGNRSATFR; encoded by the exons ATGCTTTTTCTACACTACAACCCTAACACAACGATGAACGACTACGACGATCAGATAACAATGGAAGCCCAATCTCAACCTTCAGAGAATTCTAAAATTCTTCAAACGTTAGCTCTAGGTCCTctctcttcttctctttcttcactCTCTTCCTCTTCTCCAACCCTCCCTTCCAATCAAGACTTTCATTTCTTCAACAACTTCTCCGATTTCAAGCTTCCCATCGATCAAATCGCCAAAACATCCGATTCTTTGCTTGAATCCATTGGCGCTTCGGCTAAAATCTGGGGCGCCAACAAGGCCATCAATTTCCCTAGCAACCTTGACAGCATAGCCGATGATGAAGCTTATGATTGGCTCGTTGATATCAACGACGAACTTTTGGAACGATTTGACGTTTCCATCGACGAATTTCATAAGATTCGAAAGAAAGAAGAGGAAACGGGCCGGTTTATTGGGTCGGATCCTGACAATAATGGGTTTCAGTTGGTTTAcgggaagaaaaagaagaaaattaaCGGTGGTTTAGTGAGTGACTCGGTTGGTGTGTCAGTGAGTGGGAAGGAAGGTGGGTTTTCGGGTTCTTCTGGAGTGAAGGTGAAGAAAGAGGCATTGGCTACGGGGACGACTGGAAAAGCTAAGGTGCCATTTCATATACCAATGATACGGAAGCCTCAGGAAGAGTATAATATACTTGTGAATAATTCGAATCAGCCTTTTGAACATGTTTGGTTGCAGAGGAGTGAGGATGGGCAGCGTTTTGTTCATCCATTG GAGAACCTCTCTGTTATGGATTTTGTGGAAAAAGATGTTGCAGATATTCAGCCCATCAAACCCCCATCAATTGAGTCTACCTCATTTAAGCTGGTTGAGGAAGTAAAAGATTTGAAGGATTTAGCATCTAAGTTAAGCGGTGTGGAAGAGTTTGCG GTTGATTTGGAGCATAACCAATATCGATCTTTTCAAGGACTAACTTGCTTGATGCAAATTTCTACTAGAACTGAGGATTTTATTGTAGATACTTTGAAGCTTCGAATTCATGTTGGCCCATATCTTAGGGAAGttttcaaggatcccaacaagaAAAAG GTTATGCATGGAGCAGACAGGGATATTGTGTGGCTTCAACGAGACTTTGGCATATATGTGTGCAATCTCTTTGACACTGGACAG GCCTCAAGGGTCTTGAAATTGGAAAGAAATAGTTTAGAGCATCTTCTGCAACATTATTGTGGAGTTACAGCCAACAAAGA GTACCAGAATGCAGATTGGAGATTGCGTCCTCTTCCTGATGAAATGCTCAG ATATGCTAGAGAAGACACACACTACTTACTGTACATTTATGATTTAATGAGAATCAAATTGCTGTCAATGCCCCAGGAAGGTGAACATTTGGACGCTCCTTTGGTAGAG GTCTACAAGCGAAGTTCTGATGTATGTACACAACTGTTTGAGAAAGAGCTCCTGACAGAGAATTCATATCTCCATATACATGG GTTGCAGGTGGCTGGTTTCAATGCTGAGCAGCTAGCAGTTGTTGCT GGGCTTTGTGAATGGCGAGACATTATTGCTCGTGCAGAGGATGAAAGTACTGGTTATGTATTGCCAAACAAGATGCTTCTTGAAATCG CCAAGCAGATGCCTGTAGCTGCTCACAAGTTACGTCAATTGTTGAAATCTAGACACCCATATGTGGAGCGAAACCTTGGTGCAGTTGTTAGCATCATCAGGCATGCTATGCAGAATGCTGTTGCATTTGAAGCTGCTGCTCAACAACTTAAAATGGGACATATGCTAAAT GCATCAGAACAACATATAGCAGCTAAAGAGGGAGCTGAGGTCTTAATTCCTGTGACTCCTACAGACTTGAAAACTGCAAATGATAGAACAAGAATCATAGATGATGCTGTAGTAGGACCTGATGGGATAAGTGCACAATCTGCTTCTCTGCAACATAAACACGAATCAATCAGGATTGGAAGTAGTATTACTGAACTTGACAGAGACAAAAAACAAGAAGGATTCTCTTTTGAGCCACATGTGAATGGTAGCTCATTGTATGCGAGAGAAAATCTTGTCATCTCGGGAAAGAGTGGAGATGCAAATGCCCATACAGTTATTCCACCTTCAGCAAAGATG GCAACTGGAGCAACTATTCAGGTTCTAAAGAAACCAAGCCGTGGCTTTGGAGCACTTCTGGGGAATGCTTCCACGAAGAAGAAATTTGATATGGAGAAAAAG GAGAAGGAAGATAGTAAGTTGGCGCAGATCAGATCTTCAGTAAATCTTTCATTTCACTCATTCTCGGGCACAGCAGAGCAGTCAAAACCTCCTGTTAACGAGCCAACTAAATTTCCAGAAGCTCCACAGCCCAAAGAACCTCCTGCTGTGGTAGCTACTGAGTCGTCGACATTAGAAGATATTATCATGTTAGAAGATAATTcaaaaaaggatgaacaagttgATGGTAGTGGTAGTCCGGAAGTAAATGATACACCTGGGAAGGAGAGTTGTATGGCACCTTCCTCTGAAACGGAGAAAGAAGATGAGACCATGTCTTTATCCGATTTATCTACCAGCTTCCAACAGTGCTTCGAGTCTATGAATCAAAACAGAAAAGCAGTTACAGTGAAGAAATCAAACGAAGCTAGTGGTGTTTTGCAAATAAAGCCATTTGATTATGAAGCAGCTAGGAAAGAGATTAAGTTTGGAGAAGATGCAGAGACAGAATCAGGAAGCCATGCAAAGTCTGGTGGTAAGAAGAAAAGTTCAGTAATGGGGCGACTGCAAATAGAAGATGGGTCTAAACAATTTCCTCAAGCTAGGCGACGACAAGCTTTTCCTGCATCTGGGAACAGAAGTGCAACTTTCCGATGA